The Candida albicans SC5314 chromosome 5, complete sequence genome includes a region encoding these proteins:
- a CDS encoding uncharacterized protein (Maltase; induced during growth on sucrose; induced by alpha pheromone in SpiderM medium; early-stage flow model biofilm indced) yields MTIEYTWWKDATIYQIWPASYKDSNGDGIGDIPGIISTLDYLKNLGIDIIWLSPMYKSPMEDMGYDISDYESINPDFGTMEDMQNLIDGCHERGMKIICDLVVNHTSSEHEWFKQSRSSKSNPKRDWYIWKPPRIDAKTGEKLPPNNWGSFFSGSAWEYDELTDEYYLRLFAKGQPDLNWENEECRQAIYNSAMKSWFDKGVDGFRIDVAGLYSKDQSFKDAPIVFPDQIYQPSGELISNGPRIHEFHQEMYRQVTSKYDVMTVGEIGHCDRNEALKYVSAQRKELNMMFLFDLVEVGSNNQDRFRYNGWNLIDFKKAIQNQSDFIKGTDAWSTVFIENHDQPRCISRFGNTKSLDLINKTGKLLAMLQASLTGTLFIYQGQEIGMTNLPRSWSIDEYKDINTINYYKDFKEKYGNEPDFKQREEKLLDVINLVARDHARSPVQWNDDDTESYGGFSTHKPWTRINDNYKQINVANELKDPNSILKFYQSVLKLRKEYKDLFIYGSFDILDFNNEKLFTYVKSHKEGNELPKAYVTLNFSNESIPFKPLIEGEFKLMTTNVQQSDYDESVLSPYEGRIYIVD; encoded by the coding sequence caaatttggCCTGCTTCATATAAAGATTCCAATGGTGATGGAATTGGTGATATTCCAGGGATAATTTCTACATTAGATTATCTTAAAAATTTAggaattgatattatttgGTTAAGTCCAATGTATAAATCCCCTATGGAAGATATGGGTTATGATATTAGTGATTATGAATCTATAAATCCTGATTTTGGTACTATGGAAGACATgcaaaatttaattgatggaTGTCATGAAAGAGGaatgaaaattatttgtGATTTAGTAGTTAATCATACATCATCTGAACATGAATGGTTTAAACAATCAAGATCACTGAAATCAAACCCTAAAAGAGATTGGTATATTTGGAAACCACCGAGAATTGACGCAAAAACTGGTGAAAAATTACCACCAAATAATTGGGGGTCATTTTTTTCAGGATCAGCATGGGAATATGATGAATTAACCGatgaatattatttaaGATTATTTGCCAAGGGACAACCTGATTTAAATTGGGAAAATGAAGAATGTCGTCAAGCAATTTATAATTCTGCCATGAAATCATGGTTTGATAAAGGTGTTGATGGATTTAGAATTGATGTTGCTGGATTATATTCTAAAGATCAATCATTTAAAGATGCCCCCATTGTATTCCCAgatcaaatttatcaaccGTCAGGTGAATTAATTTCTAATGGACCAAGAATTCATGAATTTCATCAAGAAATGTATCGTCAAGTGACTTCGAAATATGATGTTATGACAGTTGGAGAAATTGGTCATTGTGATAGAAATGAGGCATTAAAATATGTTAGTGCtcaaagaaaagaattaaatatgatgtttttatttgatttagttGAAGTTGGATCAAATAATCAAGATAGATTTAGATATAATGGATggaatttaattgatttcaaaaaggcaattcaaaatcaaagtGATTTTATAAAGGGAACAGATGCTTGGTCGACTgttttcattgaaaatcaTGATCAACCAAGATGTATTTCTCGATTTGGAAATACTAAATCATtagatttaattaataaaactgGGAAATTATTGGCCATGTTACAAGCTAGTTTAACCGGGacattatttatttatcaaGGTCAAGAAATTGGTATGACTAATTTACCAAGATCTTGgtcaattgatgaatataaagatataaacaccattaattattataaagatttcaaagaaaaatatggTAATGAACCTGATTTTAAACAACgtgaagaaaaattattagatgTGATTAATTTAGTAGCTAGAGATCATGCTCGTTCACCAGTTCAATggaatgatgatgatactGAATCTTATGGTGGATTCTCTACGCATAAACCATGGACAagaattaatgataattataaacaaattaatgttgctaatgaattaaaagatccaaattcaatcttgaaattttatcaactggtattgaaattaaggaaagaatataaagatttatttatttatggatcatttgatattttagatttcaataatgaaaaattattcacTTATGTTAAAAGCCATAAAGAAGGTAATGAATTACCAAAAGCTTATGTGACccttaatttttcaaatgaaCTGATTCCATTTAAACCATTGATTGAAGGTGAATTTAAATTGATGACTACTAATGTTCAACAATCTGATTATGATGAATCAGTTTTATCTCCATATGAAGGTAGAATTTATATCGTCGATTAG
- a CDS encoding uncharacterized protein (Protein with a predicted transcription factor BTF3 domain; flow model biofilm induced) has translation MPSSTNPTQGNNNDNWFNPIPIDDYYKINEQARQNVPTSPPNDETLGNYTISCGPILRLAGTWENNNDTTEDPNYRGSILLVIKKDTDGTTANETGPAITYKIGPSSPSTTVASAKFSTGEFPGTKFYQENDYSFYRYSIELTLTGNEQKVEYFIDNHFKPNFQFYLPSKTQSMNVISYSCNGFSLGSDANEYKSSLWLDVLTKHSQQHYHVMLGGGDQIYCDAIKLHSERLKQWTEISNPIKKKSFPVDDEIIDEFKNFYLNHYLGWFGKGFWKGTNSTVLESLFPLSAAQIPCVNIYDDHDIIDGFGSYHDSTMNAPIFTAVGNIAYKYYMLFQHHINPEEKLHLSDPSWVLGSTTGPFIKQKNHSVFMRLGKEISLLGLDCRTERKLKQIVNPSTYNIIFDRLKKELTTTTTATTTTKHLLVMLGVPILYPRLVWLEKVLTSTALIPIRKLAQKGVIAKGLVNEFDGDVEVLDDLNDHWCSKHHKAERNRLIKRLQEFGAANGIRITILSGDVHLGCIGRLKSKFHSHAHAHAHKFLHNVEGDHQSTEKLNKDVIETPEYDPRLIFNITSSAIVNAPPPDAMATLLNKRSGIHHFNRDTDEDIVPLFIKNLDGSNRDNKQFLNERNWSDLILAKQSILYKDQFTNDDDDDENPIRKFPQPVLDNKGEDLLKDQTVDSRHVKYPLYSDSLVTTLRFEKDKSDLSSPSVGYEVLIPKLFGKYKLDPAPVKHVDQ, from the coding sequence ATGCCTTCATCAACTAACCCAACACAAGGTAATAACAACGACAATTGGTTTAatccaattccaattgacgattattataaaatcaatgaacAAGCTCGTCAGAATGTTCCAACTTCACCTCCTAATGATGAAACATTAGGTAATTATACTATTAGTTGTGGACCAATTTTAAGATTGGCTGGTACTTGggaaaacaataatgataCTACTGAAGATCCAAATTATCGTGGTAGTATATTATTGGTAATCAAAAAAGATACTGATGGTACTACTGCGAATGAAACAGGACCAGCTATTACTTATAAAATTGGTCCTTCATCACCATCAACTACGGTTGCTCTGGCCAAGTTTTCTACTGGTGAATTTCCTGGGacaaaattttatcaagaaaatgattattcattttatagatattcaattgaattaaccTTGACGGGAAATGAACAAAAAGTGGAATATTTCATTGATAATCATTTTAAACccaatttccaattttatTTACCTAGTAAAACTCAATCGATGAATGTTATATCTTATTCATGTAATGGATTCAGTTTAGGTTCCGATGCCAATGAGtataaatcatcattatgGTTAGATGTATTAACTAAACATTCtcaacaacattatcatGTCATGTTAGGTGGGGGtgatcaaatttattgtGATGCCATTAAATTACATAGTGAACGATTAAAACAATGGACAGAAATTTCTAACcctataaaaaaaaaatcattccccgttgatgatgaaattattgatgaatttaaaaatttttatttaaatcattatttagGTTGGTTTGGTAAAGGATTTTGGAAGGGGACTAATTCTACAGTATTAGAGTCTTTATTCCCATTAAGTGCTGCACAAATCCCTTGTGTTAATATTTATGATGATCATGATATAATTGATGGATTTGGTTCTTATCATGATTCTACTATGAATGCCCCCATTTTCACCGCTGTAGGTAATATTGCTTATAAATATTATATGTTATTTCAACATCATATAAACCCGGAAGAAAAATTACATTTATCAGATCCATCATGGGTATTGGGATCAACTACAGGTCcatttattaaacaaaaaaatcattcagTATTCATGAGATTGGGTAaagaaatttcattattaggATTAGATTGTCGTActgaaagaaaattaaaacaaattgttaaTCCATCAActtataatataatttttgatcgattgaaaaaagaacttaccaccactactactgctactactactacaaaACATTTATTGGTTATGTTGGGTGTACCGATTTTATATCCTCGATTAGTATGGTTAGAAAAAGTATTAACATCAACTGCATTAATCCCCATTAGAAAATTGGCTCAAAAGGGTGTCATTGCCAAAGGTTTAgtcaatgaatttgatgGTGATGTTGAAGTTTTAgatgatttaaatgatCATTGGTGTTCTAAACATCATAAAGCAGAAAGAAATCGTCTTATCAAAAGATTACAAGAATTTGGTGCTGCCAATGGAATTAGAATCACGATATTATCTGGTGATGTTCATTTGGGTTGTATTGGAAgattaaaatcaaaattccATTCTCATGCTCATGCTCATGCTCATAAATTCTTACATAATGTTGAAGGTGACCATCAACTGAcagaaaaattaaataaagatGTTATTGAAACTCCAGAATATGATCCAAGattaatatttaatattacTAGTTCAGCTATAGTTAATGCACCACCTCCTGATGCTATGGCAActttattgaataaaagAAGTGGTATTCATCATTTTAATCGTGATACTGATGAAGATATTGTTccattatttattaaaaatctTGATGGATCAAATCGtgataataaacaatttttaaatgaaagaaattggagtgatttaattcttgccaaacaatcaattctttataaagatcaatttaccaatgatgatgatgatgatgaaaatcCAATTCGTAAATTTCCTCAACCAGTGCTTGATAACAAAGGTgaagatttattaaaagatCAAACTGTTGATAGCAGACATGTGAAATATCCATTATATTCGGATTCTTTGGTGACTACAttaagatttgaaaaagataaatcTGATTTAAGTAGTCCAAGTGTTGGTTATGAAGTTTTAATTccaaaattatttggtaaatataaattagaCCCAGCTCCAGTTAAACACGTTGATCAATAG
- a CDS encoding uncharacterized protein (Protein of unknown function; induced in core caspofungin response; induced in ssr1 mutant; induced by nitric oxide independent of Yhb1; Spider biofilm induced): MTTFLTTTSSITTNNLTNNLTNTNTSSSTPRTTTETTCTNNVKENSSNDTSTNSTAGYLAKYPNFSKCVSFNNLHPQEYESDFPYTTPIYNLNNQQQQQQQSHHSGSFFDSNYTFGSSNGSSSGSGLGSTPKIFMPFQDFNFGNNSNNSSNNNTSSGVGRRHSSSAGTTATSFIKRKRLKLPPPPAKSILKNKVSQQQVEYNNMFENISEATIEYHKQEREQQQQQEEEEDNDDDNSQSGSNGGSGNSSVNSSPLLTATNITTPISDIKDNQAPPPSSSSSSSRRKSLVGLTDEELMALDPQFQTTKSKNHDLNKFKFDNQKTYYLSPSTRKGSTTDNTMGNVGAGIKRPDYPTSNENNYKSISLTVRYGETTHNDYTRTLLTIISGRRHTWHSLDWLFHIKQDLQNQPTLLADGDYLVIAGLIPIKFIKDYNNNNNNSTNKKRKLAVEDYLYQKCSNLLNYLMEYISQLNLKLKITVEFVIDYENESDGSIMIDDGKFLKGEKYMIDHLFKQYQPNLIIIGNKSSNLNFKYPVKMNKLNNLYLIKLSSYIVKYSTIPVILVGLLIGINDDNSNSSASNSVSGGGGGGVKFNKPTITFSISKTPSSELTPKHSQTTTNKNSSSSSSSPDLSDSNSDSDSDNSSIESIESLTPKEYTDEKKRQKIFNEKLTTINNLPFNSSNKYQDWLSTISDNSLQASKNYLYGINSKDDSIIIDDKIHAIYKSQTWNVNSGSLSHDDILSDSNSTSMYKVKSLISIEDDEEVKRKQEEIRLKKRNNKRNSSVKSIGSGNNGGVSGFIHSIKSNDNNSIISSGGDNKNKMKNVDKSTKRKSSIWKKLGFSKG; the protein is encoded by the coding sequence ATGACAACGTTTTTAACAACCACTTCATCTATCACAACTAATAATCTTACCAATAACTTGACTAATACTAATACCAGCAGCTCAACTCCAAGAACAACTACAGAAACAACTTGTACTAATAATGTTAAAGAAAACTCATCTAATGATACCTCAACCAATTCCACTGCAGGTTATTTAGCTAAATATcctaatttttcaaaatgtgtttcatttaataatttacatCCTCAAGAATATGAATCTGATTTCCCTTATACCACtccaatttataatttaaataatcaacaacaacaacaacaacaatcacaTCATTCAGGTTCATTCTTTGATAGTAATTATACTTTTGGTTCTTCAAATGGTTCAAGTTCAGGTTCAGGTTTGGGCTCGACACCAAAGATTTTTATGCCATTTcaagatttcaattttgggAATAATAGCAATAAcagtagtaataataacacCAGTAGTGGTGTTGGTCGAAGACATAGTAGTAGTGCAGGCACTACTGCTACTAgttttattaaaagaaaacgTTTGAAATTACCTCCACCTCCAGCTAAATCAATTCTTAAGAATAAAGTTagtcaacaacaagttgaatataataatatgttTGAAAATATATCTGAAGCCACTATTGAATATCATAAACAAGAACgagaacaacaacaacaacaagaagaagaagaagataatgatgatgataatagtCAAAGTGGTAGTaatggtggtagtggtaatAGTAGTGTTAATAGCTCACCTTTACTTACTGCTACTAATATCACTACACCAATAAGTGATATAAAAGATAATCAAGCACCACcaccttcttcttcttcttcttcttcaagaagaaaatcaTTAGTTGGATTAACCgatgaagaattaatgGCTCTTGATCCACAATTTCAAACTACAAAATCGAAAAATcatgatttaaataaatttaaatttgataatcaaaAAACATATTATTTATCTCCAAGTACAAGAAAAGGTTCCACAACAGATAATACTATGGGGAATGTTGGAGCAGGTATTAAACGACCAGATTATCCTACtagtaatgaaaataattataaaagTATTAGTTTAACAGTAAGATATGGAGAAACTACTCATAATGATTATACTCGTActttattaacaataatatcTGGAAGAAGACATACTTGGCATTCATTAGATTGGTTATTTCATATTAAAcaagatttacaaaatcaaccaaCATTATTAGCTGATGGTGATTATTTAGTAATAGCAGGTTTAATCCCcataaaatttattaaagactataataataataataataacagtaccaataaaaaaaggaaattaGCAGTGGAAGATTATTTATATCAAAAATGttctaatttattaaattatttaatggaATATATTtctcaattgaatttaaaattgaaaataaccGTGGAATTTGTCattgattatgaaaatgaatCAGATGGTTCAATAATGATCGATGATGgcaaatttttgaaaggtgaaaaatatatgattgatcatttatttaaacaatatcaaccaaatttaattattattggtaataaatcatcaaatttaaatttcaaatatcccgtgaaaatgaataaattgaataatttatatttaattaaattatcttCATATATTGTTAAATATTCAACCATCCCAGTGATTTTAGTTGGTTTATTAATTGGAATAAATGACgataatagtaatagttCAGCATCAAATTCTGTATcgggtggtggtggtggtggtgtgaaatttaataaaccaacaattacattttcaattagTAAAACTCCAAGTTCAGAATTAACTCCCAAACATTCCCAAACCACAACCAACAAGAACTCATCGTCATCGTCGTCGTCACCTGATTTATCCGATTCCAATTCCGATTCCGATTCCgataattcatcaattgaatcaattgaatcattaacaccaaaagaatatactgatgaaaaaaaacgacaaaaaatattcaatgaaaaattaaccacaataaataatcttccatttaattcatcaaataaatatcaagattggttatcaacaatttcagATAATTCATTACAAGCtctgaaaaattatttatatggaataaattcaaaagatGATTCCattataattgatgataagaTTCATGCCATTTATAAAAGTCAAACTTGGAATGTCAATTCCGGGAGTTTATCACATGATGATATATTATCAGATAGTAATTCCACGTCAATGTATAAAGTGAAATCATTGATTAGTATAGaggatgatgaagaagttaaacggaaacaagaagaaataagattgaaaaaaagaaataataaaagaaatagTAGTGTTAAAAGTATTGGAAGTGGTAATAATGGTGGAGTTAGTGGATTTATTCATAGTATAAAaagtaatgataataatagtattaTATCACTGGGCGGTGATAATAAGAACAAGATGAAGAatgttgataaatcaacGAAACgaaaatcatcaatttggaaaaaattgGGATTTCTGAAAGGATAA
- the PPR1 gene encoding Ppr1p (Putative transcription factor with zinc cluster DNA-binding motif; has similarity to S. cerevisiae Ppr1p, which is a transcription factor involved in the regulation of uracil biosynthesis genes) produces the protein MSESPSQPPQKKHKPTTTGPSSSSSSKLTRAISACKRCRTKKIKCDQKFPQCGKCEVNGVECIGVDSVTGREIPRSYIVHLEERVKFLEEKLRLQDRSGFVDEGVSSTPPGSSTIKKKSNEISINEPLIKNESPLINTKLDSIAFSKIMSTAVRVQNRLSDPNIKPGNGNVNLGHNSTTTNENGIDINNDISRAVLPPKSTAMQFLRVFFHQCNSQLPLFHREEFLRDYFIPIYGEFDESISLASNNTKINKSFFNSSSSDGDKTPCWFDVYKSKIQQLLTENTQNDIQTIANNIIPPLKYRKPLYFLNLVFAVATSANHLRYPIHISESFRLAAMRFSQDVDNSIDPLEHLQGILLYAGYSIMRPTNPGVWYIMGEALRICVDLDLQNELKTKSKQNFNIDNFTRDKRRRIFWCCYSIDRQICFYLDRPFGIPDESINTPYPSSLDDSKIIPNDNSTDYYYYKNHHHHHHHDDDDDDNEDDINFSYKNVSLLFFKIRKIQSQVTKILYTNAEIPREYKDLNHWKQSILIQLTQWKQELQSKLISKQLNCDFNEIFFQLNYHHTLLYIHGLSPKNYKLSLIDYENLTNSSIQVINCYTELLKTKSINYTWAGVHNLFMAGTSYLYALYNSKEIRLINSIDQVQKITNDCLLVLQSLIGRCDAANYCCEIFHNLTMIIINLKYAPKDKKHLTELKPANSIPSSSFSSSSSFSSSSSTSSSKISRESLYRINNGNVHSNLFHLVTELDHLNPLTKTKTINNNNSDHFDITNDEKQDHDSTIITDDLSSPPIDSSLLPLNQQTILQWNDEELQNFLNELNQSNQSNQSSPNNNSSIRDEKKTFELIHDMPNEIIWDEFFANKQ, from the coding sequence ATGTCTGAATCACCAtcacaaccaccacaaaAGAAACATAAACCAACAACTACTGgtccatcatcatcatcttcatccaAATTAACACGAGCGATATCAGCATGTAAACGATGTCGAACtaagaaaatcaaatgtgATCAAAAATTCCCTCAATGTGGGAAATGTGAAGTTAATGGAGTTGAATGTATTGGAGTTGATCTGGTTACTGGTAGAGAAATCCCAAGATCTTATATTGTTCATTTAGAAGAACGAGTGAAATttttagaagaaaaacTACGATTACAAGATAGATCAggttttgttgatgaaggTGTTAGTAGTACACCACCTGGCAGCAGTactattaaaaaaaagagtaatgaaatatcaattaatgaaccattaattaaaaatgaaagtCCTTTGATTAATACTAAACTTGATTCAATTGCATTTTCGAAAATCATGTCTACGGCAGTTAGAGTACAGAATAGATTATCTGATCCAAATATTAAACctggtaatggtaatgtTAATCTAGGACATAATTCAACTACcacaaatgaaaatgggATTGacattaataatgatatttcTCGAGCAGTCTTACCCCCTAAATCAACGGCCATGCAATTTCTACGAGTGTTTTTCCATCAATGTAATTCTCAATTACCATTATTCCATCGTGAAGAGTTTTTACGAGATTATTTTATCCCTATATATGgagaatttgatgaatcaaTATCACTTGCCTCCAACAATactaaaattaataaatcattttttaatagtagtagcagtGATGGAGATAAAACTCCTTGTTGGTTTGATGTTTATAAATCAAAgattcaacaacttttaACCGAAAATACCCAAAATGATATTCAAACCATTGCTAATAATATAATCCCACCCTTGAAGTATCGGAAACCATTATATTTTCTTAATTTAGTATTTGCGGTGGCGACTCTGGCTAATCATTTACGTTATCCCATCCATATTTCTGAATCATTTAGATTAGCAGCAATGAGATTTTCTCAAGatgttgataattcaattgatccaTTGGAACATTTACAAggaatattattatatgcTGGTTATTCAATTATGAGACCAACAAATCCCGGAGTATGGTATATTATGGGAGAAGCATTAAGAATATGTGTTGATTTAGATTtacaaaatgaattgaaaactaaatcgaaacaaaattttaatattgataattttacTAGAGATAAACGACGTCGAATattttggtgttgttattcaattgatcgacaaatttgtttttatttggaTCGACCATTTGGTATCCCTGATGAAAGTATTAATACTCCATATCCTAGTAGTTTAGatgattcaaaaattattcctaatgataattccactgattattattattataaaaaccaccaccaccaccaccaccacgatgatgatgatgatgataatgagGACGACATCAATTTCAGTTATAAAAATGTTTcgttattatttttcaaaattagaAAGATTCAAAGTCAAGTAACAAAAATCTTGTATACTAATGCTGAAATTCCTCGAGAATATAAAGATTTAAATCATTGGaaacaatcaatattaatacAATTAACTCAATGGaaacaagaattacaatcaaaattaattctgaaacaattgaattgtgattttaatgaaatttttttccaattaaattatcatcatacattattatatattcaTGGATTAAGTCctaaaaattataaattatctttgattgattatgaaaatttaaccaattcttcaattcaaGTGATTAATTGTTATActgaattattgaaaactaAAAGCATAAATTATACTTGGGCAGGAGTtcataatttatttatggCAGGGACATCATATTTATATGCTTTATATAATAGTAAAGAAATTcgattaattaattcaattgatcaagttcaaaaaattactaATGATTGTTTATTGGTATTACAATCATTAATAGGTCGTTGTGATGCTGcaaattattgttgtgaAATTTTCCATAATTTAACCatgataattataaatttgaaatatgcACCCAAAGATAAAAAGCATCTAACAGAACTTAAACCAGCCAATAGCattccttcttcttctttttcgtcttcttcttctttttcgtcttcttcttccacGTCATCATCGAAAATATCACGAGAAAGTCTTTATCGAAttaataatggtaatgttcattccaatttatttcatttagTCACTGAATTAGATCATTTAAATCCATtaaccaaaaccaaaactatcaataataataatagtgatCATTTTGATATAACCaatgatgaaaaacaaGATCATGATAGTACCATTATTACTGATGATTTATCATCGCCTCCAATAGACtcatcattattaccaTTGAATCAACAAACTATATTACAATGgaatgatgaagaattacaaaattttttaaatgaattaaatcaatcCAATCAATCTAATCAATCATCacctaataataattcatcaattcgtgatgaaaagaaaacttttgaattgattcatGATATGcctaatgaaattatttgggatgaattttttgccaacaaacaataa